The following DNA comes from Fundulus heteroclitus isolate FHET01 chromosome 1, MU-UCD_Fhet_4.1, whole genome shotgun sequence.
ccccctccctcccccttcACTGAAACAGGACACATGTCAGGCAACAACTTCCTCCATCAACGGCTGTTCATACTGCGCCGAGAGGTCTGCAGGGATAGGAATCCTCAGCACTTCTTCAAAGTATGGTGATGGGTCTGGGAGCACCTCCTCAAAAAGCATTTTCATGAGGCTGAACGCGTAGCCTGTCAAAAGACTTTTggttaaattaaagaaataatagattttgtaaattattttaatttccaaataaacACAACTTACAGTATGTCGCTTGTTCCTTCCCAACCTTCACTGTGTGCCCACCTTTCTTGTTTTTGGGGAAAAGCAGTTTGTACCCAGGTCTGCCTTCCGGCGTTCTTTTTGGTGGCCTATCAGAGTTCTCATTGAAATGCATGGCTGCAAGGTACAATCTGCAGGACAGAAGCACGGTGATGAAATCAATTTGTTCCAAATTACATTGAATATTTGTTTAACAGACCATTATAAAAGTACGGAAGTGGAGAGCTGTCAaccatatataaaaagaaattggGACAAAACTATCACATTATAATGTGACAGTTTATTGTAAAACCATGAAATATATGTTTCACATctttacaataaactatcatATAACTAAGGtctcaaaaatttattttttcaatcatgttaaaataaatatcagatAAAATATctgtcacaaataaaaaaaaaaaaaaattattaaattaaaagggctgcacagtggagataggcaccagcaacccccatgACCcgatgagggattaagcgggtcagaaaatggatggaaattaaaaaaagaaaatgacaactTTTTATAGTCAAATTGCTTAACAATCACCTTATGCAGGACTACATACCTGGATAACATTCCAGTATAGGGAAAAACCACATTCTTGGGTGCGAAGCGGTGAATTACGTTGTGGAAGGCCTCTACAGCAGATGTCCTGTGATTTGAACTCAGCTTCTCCACATCCTTCAAAACTCTTCTGTTTAGTAGGACCTTCTCTACTTTGTAAAGCGCTTTTGAGCCTGAGAAAATATACGTTCCCAAAGAGGTCACGACCACTCGAACGTggttatttaataatttatagAACACTGTAAATCAAAAATATCACTCATGGACAGCAACATTGATGTCCTACCAGGTTGCaaccatttctttttcttttctgaggcTGGTTCTGGGTGCAGACATTGTGGGAAAAGTGGGTGATCGTGGGTGTGGACGTCTTGTATGTGATTAACCAGCGACTGCCATTTTGCAAGCTTCTCTGGTCCAGATGTCGACGATGTGGCGGTCCAGTAAATGTGGTTTCGAATGCTGCGTACCCATTTCTGCACCAACTCACAATCTTTTTCTTTCCCAATCTTAGTCAACTTCTTTGTCAGACCtggcaaaaaattaaaaaaaagagtctttATAGTCAAGATGCTGGTACAAGACTAATCTATCATGTGCTCATCTGTGCATAATTGAGGAAATTACATGTTTACAACAGCTTTGCACTAATACTACATGACCATGCTCTAGATTCATGAAAGATGTCTAAATGATTAAATGACATGACACttcacgtttatcagacatgacagtttccagcatcagcttgggccttttgtcagagattatggaatatctgtgataatatgtggcagaaataagaaaaccaGAAGCATAACAGACaagaacaaaaacttaaaagtcataaactgtcagatgcaacctgtcacagagacatcaaccaccaagtcatataaactgggtttactaaacattagatctctgtcaggaaaatcccttttaattaatgacttcattattgataataatcttgatgtaatgtttttaacagaaacatggttacatgaatctaatgaagcagccattctgTTGGAGTCAACTCCTCCCAACtgcaatttcctttgtgagagcagacagcaaaggaaaggtggaggagtagcaacattgtttaatgattcactaaagtgtaaaaaggtgtttttgggaaaactcgactcttttgaacatttggctctccaggtaaagagcccggtacaaaCTATATTCCtgaatgcaagagaatctttcttttctgagatcatcaagaaaaacattatttaatgctcgtgtcttatgtGCCACAGTCGACatgttaacaaatcctcctgtgtcagtggcttccgaactccactccaccagggcctacaatgaatttgctaacttctttactgagaaaatcttaaatattaaaggatcagtttgtacttccatataaactccagaaccaaagccgtattaagctggaactatttcggacaaaatgtctcaattcagccaaataaactacgaaagcttagagcagatcactcagcagctaagttcctcctcctgctgtcttgatgttctccccacagctttctttaagaaggtCTTGCCtgtcagacaactgcagctgatccaaaatgctgctgcccacattctcaccaagactaagaaagtagagcacatcaccccagttctaaagtccttacactggctccctgtaactcagagaatagactttaaaatccttctgttgggctataaatctctaaatggcttagctcctaaatacatcacagacttgttatcagtgtatcaaccctgcagaccattaaggtcttctggctccagcctactctgcatacctagaaccagaaccagacatggagaagcagcatttagttcctatgctccaattatctggaacaaacttccagaaaactgtaaaagtgcggaaagcctgagttcctttaaatcaagattaaaaacacatttgtttaggattgtcCTAGACTGTTTTAACTGAACTGTATTACTGAAATAGAATTAGTTTACTttgtattccaactgtttttacttgtttgcttttaatttttattttcccatgttttattttgtttctgcattttattcctttcttttattctgttttattttactatattttaatcatgtaaagcactttgtgttgtctctgtactgaaatgtgctaaataaataaatttgcctcgcCTTGCCTTCAAACCTTATTCTACAAATTAAATGTCGATTTGAAAGTTCCCTTTTAagtgcacttttattttataccTTTTTCCACGTGCCACGCATCGTAGAAATGTTGAATCTTCTGCTCTCTCAGAAACTTCTGCACTTGTGGATGTCTGTCTGTGACTATGTAGTCCACTTCAACATCTTTGCGTCGCAGAAGGTCAAGGCACCGTTTAAGACCCTCCTTCTCCATGTTGTTGCTCCCTCCAACCTCATTACTCTAAATGTGAATTGCATCAAGACAGACGATAGAAGATCCATGTTTAgatgcaaacacacaaaaaagaacattgtaCATGCCTCATTACAGTATAATACTATTTTACACTCACCTTAACAAGTTGTATGTCAATGACTTTGTTGCTCTCCAAGTTCATCAGGGTATAGCTGCCATATTTTGCTGAATGACCTGTGCAGACAATAAAATCCAGGAGCAATTAAAAACTGATTTCAAACTCTCCTGTAAAGTGTAATGTCAGAAATGGTGCGTATTTGGTTTTGAATGTACTAGACATACATTTAAATGACAAAccaaaaagctgtaaaaattatatcaaaataatatctaatgcGACTCATTATTATATAACTGCTGATTATACATTTTGTAATACAGAAACCAGCTGCTATAGACAAGGAGGCATTCTTACCTGGTGATTCTGCCCTCATATCGCCACCAAGCATGACTTTATTGGGGCTTAGAAATTCTAGCACCTCATCTTGCTCCTTCTTCCACTTACAGATTACAGCAGGCTCCAAGTAAGTCCTGGCATACCTCCTAAACGTGCGATACCCAAAAGTAGCGATTTTCATTGCCCTGAATACCTgcaatttgaaagaaaaaaaagtgtccgTTGCCAATTCATAGTTTCTAAGCATTTATAGACGTAATACACTACACATATAACAGACAGACACAACAGACTGATAACAAAAAGATTGATATAATCGAGGCATTGCAATATTACATTACTCATATGTTACCTATCATAATTTCAAATACCTTCTGGAGCTGAGTATAAGAAGAACCAGTGAAATAAATGGAAGCAGCCAGCTGCAGGTTTCCAAGGGGGATGCTGCCTGAGCATGGTTGACTTCTCCATTGCCTGAAGTACTGACAGTGTGGACAGCGTTGTCGCACAGCAAAGAGCGTTCCCCGCCGCTGTGGCATCACGTCACACACGCGTGCGCACACGGGACAGTGCTTGAAGAGTTCGAGCAGGCACTTTTCAAACACGATGAACTTGAGGTCTTCGTGGGCGGAGCCAGACGCGTCACTGGGGTATTAAAAGCACGAGACATTTAAGCAACCGATCTTAATGTGTAGCTATGATGAGATTCACAATGGGGTTGTTATGTACTGACGAGTGCCGGGACGACTCTGTTGCAGTTGTGACTGGTTGACTGGCTGGCTCAGTGGCTTCTGTGGTAGTCTCATCAAAGTCTTCCTCTCTCTTAAAACCAGGTTGTTTAGTCGGCCCTTTCCTGGCAGTCGTAGATGCAAATGGCTGACCGCCACCCAGAGCCGTTGACGCGACAATCTCTGCACTGGCCAAGTCGTCTGATGTCTGTGTGCCTACAATAATGAATAACAAACAAAGATGACGGGCCCAATCGTTGGTTATTTTTGGAGTTTGATGCTTTATTATCACAACTGTCATTTAGCAGACCCTTTTTTTCCAACGCAACTTACATCTGAGAAAACAACACAAGCAAGAAATCAAATAGGAGGATACAGCATCGATAAGTTCTGTTGTTGGTCCAGTTGGACACAGGTGCTGCCAAGCAACAATAAACATGTTAATTGCCCTGCAGTGTTTCCCACACATAGACTGATAGACACATAGACCCGTTCAGGAAGATAGAATTTCCCCCGTAGGCTTTATAGACCATCTGACCTCACCACTAGGGCTGGCCGATTAATGGGTCTTCACCACGGTGGCAATGAAAGCCATTAGTCAATGTCGTTGGTCACTCCCAACGACtctatttgtctttattttgtctaaaattttcagaaatatttgtcctaaggaaaacattgtttaaCAACCATTATATGTTCAACAAACTCGCGTTATCGATGTTGACGAATAATCTTGTTAAATAATCGAGATCTCAATTTGAATCAAAATAATCGTGATTATACTTTTTTGCTATAATCGAGCAGCCCTACTCaccactgttgccaagtctgcttattataagtgACTCTgtgcatgttgttttttttaagtcgcTTGTAAATACTGTGAGTCACAGGTTGCCAATTTTTGTGCTCATTTCTGAACATGAATTTGTTTGTTAGGGCTCTAAGAAAAAGCCACTGTAAACACAAGTTACACAGAGACCCGCTCGCACTGGCAGAGTGAACCAGTATAACTCCGCGTACACACATGCATCCAGTGTTGATTTCAGTGCTGACATTCCCAATAGGAATGATTGCCGCCGATCACTCGTTTGCTCAATTGTCACTTCTTGAATTTGTTTGGAAATAAGCCTGAATACCCATGCCACACAAGCAATGGTGACCACAGTCCTCTCCAAGTAGGCTACAAATGTAGTGACCTGCCCTCCCTCAGTAGTTAGCTAGCATGTGCTTTTCTGGTTGGTTTGATTGGCTGAATTGTCTGACTGACAAACGACAGAGGAATAACAGAAAGTTGGCCACagaggtaaaagaaacacaaccTAAATAACATCTTCCAGACcggatggagggggggggggggggggggtgtaatggATCATGCCTGCCAATGTCGCTGTGGCCACGCCCGAGTATGTGCGCGTATAGCCTAGCCTAGGCAGACGCAAGATATGAGTTCCGGTATTTGTGACATAGTCAGATATGTAAAATTATAATTACACAATAGTCAgtataaataataaactgatttgCAAGATATCCAGTATGGGGAATGTTTGTGATTCAGAGACTGGCACCAGGCTACACTGTACCGCACAAACCAACTCTACATCACCACAAGTAAATTCTCAACCCATGGGAAACACTGCCCTGCTATTCTAACGTGTGCTTTCTTTGCATTGAAAAGTGATGATTAGGGTCTAGCATTCTTGCccaataaaacatacaaaacaataaaaatctattGTTTACTTGGGCATTTACTTAGTCTTGGTATACATTCATTACCCACTTTCAGCATTTACATTTATGGACGGACACATTTGTAGTGTTATAAATATTATACACGTTGGACCAAAAATGCAGTACGAACCTTGACTCCTTACTTTGGGAGCCAGAGTTTTCGCGCCAAGCTGCGTCCCTCGAGAGGAGCACTTCGACTCAGTCTGACAATGAACGTTGCAAAATTGTGGCTTTGATGGTTTCTGGAAAGGCAAGTACAAAATGTTAGCGTGCCATTTCGGTAGCTCGTGTAAGAACCCGATTACGACAAAAGCCAAAAGATACAGAggcttccaaaagtattcataaccagtggaaataactcaaaaatagTCCAAATAGCCTGAATGtatattttcctttctttactTCTTACAGAAAGCTTATGTTTGTCTTAGAAGGAATGAAAAGAGATGGAAAGCCCATGCTTAACCAGTTTggcatttttgtaaataaaatggtttGTGGTGCATTTTTATAGCTAAAGAAATGGTATAAAACTTCAGATATGTCACTAACTAGATATTACCATACATGGACATGAAACCTTAGCTCCAtggtatacaattgtgaagtagaaaggaAATTATAgatgatttttttataaatacacaaataaaaaaatgaaaggggCATTGCACAAAACTATTCATTCACTCAATAAGTcaacctgattttttttattacaaacacAACTGCCTTAAGGTTTAAATTAATGTGAgcttctggggggaaaaaaacaggcatTAATGTGGTTGTTTGCGCACATCAGATTCAACAGGTAAACCTTGTCAGACACAAAGAAAGGTTTTATCTTTGAAAACATATTCACAATAGAGCCTTTGAGGGCATGAGGCCATCATCATATGTTAGCATTACGGGCTCTTCAGGCAGCATTTTGACAAAGAAACTTACGGGCAATGGCGATTTTGTGGTCGCCCCCTTCAGTGTTGGTACAGAGCTTTTTCTCAAAATCAGTTTGTTGGAAAAGCCTGACTTGAATTCGCCCATGTTCAGGAAGCAGTCTTCGGTAAAGTGTGCTGAACATAGTCTCAAATTTGGGTTAAACATGCGCGGCACTTCCCCATAAATAAACTTTAGCCACTCTTCTGTTGTTTTCTCATCCTTCGGGAGTAAGTGGAAACTTCCTTCTGTTTTAGAGCATCCTCGGACATAGCAATTCCCTTTTTTAGTAGCCAtccttcttctttcttcttttgctgttttcttcttcgccttcttcttcttcgatTTTTTTATGGCGCTTGGCAAACAACGTCAGGTATCATTACCGCCACCCACTGGTTAGAGGTATGAAGTGCATAACgaaacaataacaaaactacTACATCCTGTTATACACTGTAATTCCTacaatgcaaaacaaaacaagttctGTTGTCTCATCCACGATCACATTTCTCTGTCTGATGTTTCCCTATTGTAAATAATTTTCTATTCAGTCCAGTAGTGATATAATTGTCTCTTTTCTCCTGTTTCTTTCCATTCTTctcatttctccagttttcctTTGGATCTTATAAAACCGCCAtcctttgttttcttcctcccataactttttccacatcactttaagtttttgttttattataccCTTCATTTATATACTAAACATAATATTTATGTCAACCAATACCCGTTTGACACTTTCCTTAGCCATCCTGTCTGCCATTTTATTCCCCTTAAGTCCACGGTGTGCTGTAACCCATATAATATTTATGGTAAGCCCCATCATTTTTATTCTACAGTTTGTTGTATCAAAATTAATATATCTTGTCTACTATTTGACTGGTTGTTCTGCAAAGTGACCAATGAAGAATCTGAACAAATTTTTGATTTCAACGATATTGCAAGCATTACACCTGTATAAACAGATAATTGTTTCTGTGCATGTGGGTATTGTCTATCTTTTATTGTCCCACCTTGCTCTAAGGAGAATTTCACTAAGGGGACACAATAAAGTGATACTGATAATCCACTGTTAATCCCTTTCCctactttaatatttaaattgcaGTCCAATTTTTTTATTCCTATCCCATTAGCGgtgttttgatgcatctgtatatatctGTACATAATTATAATACTGACTGATATATTCTTTTATTATATGTTATTTCATAATATAAGGTTTAtccttgttttcttttagcCATCCTCTTCTCAAGTGGAGTAGTCATGTTGCATTCCATTAGCCTCAGAAATCAAAATATGCGCTGAGATTAGGGTAAACAGGTTACAGTTAGCACAGTCGGAGAGTCgggattccaaaaaaaaaaaaaaaaagaaaaaaagggaaggattccaatatggcgaTGGCCAGGAAAgctattgttttgtttgtagtgCCTCTTATAAATGTCCTTTGAGGAAGTACTTTCCAGTTGCAAACACCAGTTTTAATTTGTTGGGTTTTTAACACACTCTTACAACTGTGTCTTGTaaactaaacatgttttatcacagcttaTGTTGCTGATGCAAGGAGCTGCCATTTTGAATCAAACAATTGGtttgcattccatttgcagtAGGAACTTGGAAATTCTGTCTTCCGATCAGAAAAAATCGACTGTAGCGGCCGCTATAGTCGAACTTTTCCCTTGGAACGTCTGAGGTATTTTTCAAGGCCAAGGCCAGTAAGCTGCGATAAAACGTGTTTAGTTTACAAGACTATTAACACTCTTGATTTTATCCCTGTACCTCTGGTTTCCATAATATTCCCTCTGGATTCCACTCTCTCCCTTaggagaaaagaaggaaaagaggtcagaaattagtcaaaaaaggaaactttttaaccaatcagtCTGCATGATTTGGTtgaatttgtctttgtaaaTTGCCTTTAGATGGAATGCGTtgtgaat
Coding sequences within:
- the LOC105920934 gene encoding uncharacterized protein LOC105920934, translating into MATKKGNCYVRGCSKTEGSFHLLPKDEKTTEEWLKFIYGEVPRMFNPNLRLCSAHFTEDCFLNMGEFKSGFSNKLILRKSSVPTLKGATTKSPLPKPSKPQFCNVHCQTESKCSSRGTQLGAKTLAPKVRSQGTQTSDDLASAEIVASTALGGGQPFASTTARKGPTKQPGFKREEDFDETTTEATEPASQPVTTATESSRHSDASGSAHEDLKFIVFEKCLLELFKHCPVCARVCDVMPQRRGTLFAVRQRCPHCQYFRQWRSQPCSGSIPLGNLQLAASIYFTGSSYTQLQKVFRAMKIATFGYRTFRRYARTYLEPAVICKWKKEQDEVLEFLSPNKVMLGGDMRAESPGHSAKYGSYTLMNLESNKVIDIQLVKSNEVGGSNNMEKEGLKRCLDLLRRKDVEVDYIVTDRHPQVQKFLREQKIQHFYDAWHVEKGLTKKLTKIGKEKDCELVQKWVRSIRNHIYWTATSSTSGPEKLAKWQSLVNHIQDVHTHDHPLFPQCLHPEPASEKKKKWLQPGSKALYKVEKVLLNRRVLKDVEKLSSNHRTSAVEAFHNVIHRFAPKNVVFPYTGMLSRLYLAAMHFNENSDRPPKRTPEGRPGYKLLFPKNKKGGHTVKVGKEQATYCYAFSLMKMLFEEVLPDPSPYFEEVLRIPIPADLSAQYEQPLMEEVVA